In the Solanum pennellii chromosome 5, SPENNV200 genome, one interval contains:
- the LOC107020627 gene encoding carbonic anhydrase 2 isoform X2 has protein sequence MTLFSTSREVTKMAEDSYEDAIAGLKKLLSEKNELEDTAAAKIRQLTAELEGADGKKSDPDEKIRSGFAHFKAEKYEKNPELFGQLAKGQSPKFLVFACSDSRVCPSHILNFQPGEAFVVRNIANMVPPYDQTKYSGVGAAVEYAVVHLKVENILVIGHSCCGGIKGLMSIPDDGSTKSDFIEEWVKICLTAKAKVKAEFCDLDHSEQCTKLEKEAVNVSLGNLLTYPFVREAVVKKNIALKGGHYDFENGSFELWNIDFKLTPSVAL, from the exons ATGACTTTATTTTCTACCAGTCGAGAG GTGACGAAAATGGCGGAAGATTCATACGAAGACGCCATTGCAGGACTGAAAAAGCTTCTCAG TGAAAAGAATGAGCTGGAAGATACAGCTGCGGCGAAGATAAGGCAGTTGACGGCGGAGCTGGAAGGCGCCGACGGGAAAAAGTCCGACCCGGACGAGAAGATCCGATCCGGATTCGCTCATTTCAAGGCGGAGAAATATGA GAAAAATCCGGAGTTGTTTGGACAACTTGCCAAAGGTCAAAGCCCTAAG TTCTTGGTGTTTGCTTGCTCTGATTCTCGAGTTTGCCCATCACACATCCTCAATTTCCAACCAGGAGAAGCTTTTGTTGTCCGTAACATCGCCAACATGGTCCCTCCTTACGACCAG ACAAAATATTCTGGAGTGGGTGCAGCAGTCGAATATGCAGTTGTCCACTTGAAG GTGGAGAATATTTTGGTGATTGGGCACAGCTGTTGTGGAGGTATTAAAGGACTTATGTCTATTCCTGATGATGGGTCCACTAAAAG TGATTTCATTGAAGAATGGGTGAAAATCTGCTTAACAGCCAAGGCAAAGGTAAAGGCAGAATTCTGTGATTTGGATCACAGTGAACAATGCACCAAATTGGAGAAG GAAGCTGTGAATGTATCACTAGGGAATTTATTGACATATCCATTTGTGAGAGAAGCTGTGGTGAAGAAAAACATCGCACTAAAAGGTGGACACTATGATTTTGAGAATGGATCCTTTGAGCTTTGGAATATTGACTTCAAACTTACTCCTTCTGTTGCACTCTAA
- the LOC107019158 gene encoding nuclear transcription factor Y subunit B-1-like isoform X1 produces the protein MDDGNLVGLGDGGFHSYCRSPQRTSASSPSPDMEMSLELPADLEQTIAANVEHSERTIREHDRFMPITNVIRIMRKILPPNVKISDGFKLMIQECVSEFIGFITGEANNCCQLDQRKTITAEDLLRAMDRFGYDDYVETLALYLHRYREYDGGCRSTRRERLLLRSSMVNPASGCNITPYQGDASNGSTSQGDAVNIKVQSPAKETKE, from the exons atggaTGATGGTAATCTTGTTGGTTTAGGAGATGGAGGATTTCATAGCTATTGCAGATCCCCGCAACGAACCTCTGCCAGTTCCCCTTCTCCTG ATATGGAGATGAGCCTGGAACTGCCTGCTGATCTCGAGCAGACAATTGCTGCCAATGTAGAACATTCTGAACGCACCATTCGGGAGCATGACCGATTCATGCCAATAACAAACGTGATCAGAATCATGCGCAAGATCCTTCCTCCCAATGTCAAGATATCCGATGGCTTCAAGTTGATGATCCAAGAATGTGTCTCTGAGTTCATAGGCTTCATAACAGGCGAAGCCAACAATTGTTGCCAGCTTGATCAGCGCAAGACCATCACCGCCGAAGACCTGCTTCGCGCCATGGACAGGTTTGGTTATGATGACTACGTTGAAACCTTGGCTTTGTACTTGCATCGTTATCGTGAGTATGATGGTGGTTGTAGATCCACGAGAAGAGAGCGTTTGTTGTTAAGGAGTTCAATGGTTAATCCAGCTTCAGGCTGCAACATCACGCCCTATCAGGGGGATGCATCAAATGGAAGCACTTCTCAAGGGGATGCTGTGAATATTAAAGTTCAGTCTCCTGCGAAAGAAACTAAGGAGTGA
- the LOC107020506 gene encoding 2-methylene-furan-3-one reductase, which translates to MKALLSSTTLQLKPLHPPSSFSSLHSPFSSISVLRVKGSKKAETFIQRSKFSTVLPLKVSASSQAAAAETSTSISIPSEMKAWSYTDYGSVDVLKLESNVAVPDIKEDQVLIKVVAAALNPVDFKRRLGKFKATDSPLPTVPGYDVAGVVVKVGSQVKGLKEGDEVYGDIHEKALDGPKQFGSLAEYTAVEEKLVALKPKNLSFAEAAALPLAIETAYEGLEKAGFSSGKSVLVLGGAGGVGSLVIQLAKHVFGASKVAATSSTGKLELLKSLGADLAIDYTKENFEDLPDKFDVVYDSVGQGEKAVKAVKEGGSVVVLTGAVTPPGFRFVVTSNGEMLKKLNPYLESGKVKPVIDPKGPFSFDKVVDAFSYLETGRATGKIVIHPIP; encoded by the exons aTGAAAGCTCTATTATCTTCCACTACTCTTCAACTCAAACCCCTTCATCCAccctcttctttctcttctctTCACTCTCcattttcttctatttctgTTCTTAGAGTAAAGGGTAGCAAAAAAGCTGAAACTTTTATTCAAAGAAGCAAATTTTCCACTGTTTTGCCACTTAAAGTCTCTGCTAGTTCTCAAGCAGCAGCTGCTGAAACATCCACAAGCATTTCTATTCCTTCTGAAATGAAAGCTTGGAGTTATACTGATTATGGAAGTGTTGATGTTTTGAAGTTGGAGTCCAATGTTGCAGTTCCTGACATTAAGGAAGATCAAGTCTTGATTAAGGTTGTTGCTGCTGCTCTTAACCCTGTTGATTTTAAACGACGGCTCGGAAAATTTAAGGCCACTGATTCTCCACTTCCA ACTGTGCCAGGTTATGATGTTGCTGGTGTGGTAGTGAAAGTTGGTAGTCAGGTAAAGGGATTAAAAGAAGGGGATGAAGTATATGGAGATATACATGAGAAAGCATTAGATGGACCAAAGCAATTTGGATCCTTAGCTGAGTACACTGCTGTTGAAGAGAAACTAGTTGCCTTGAAACCCAAGAATCTTAGTTTTGCGGAGGCTGCTGCTCTTCCTCTAGCTATTGAGACTGCTTATGAAGGTCTTGAGAAAGCAGGATTTTCTTCTGGCAAATCCGTTCTTGTTTTGGGAGGTGCTGGCGGTGTTGGATCCCTAGTAATCCAG CTTGCTAAACATGTATTTGGTGCTTCTAAAGTAGCAGCTACCTCTAGCACAGGGAAGTTGGAACTCCTGAAAAGCTTAGGAGCTGATTTAGCTATTGACTACACTAAGGAGAATTTTGAAGATCTGCCTGACAAGTTTGATGTTGTTTATGATTCAGTTG GTCAGGGTGAAAAGGCGGTGAAGGCAGTGAAGGAAGGTGGGAGTGTGGTAGTGCTAACAGGGGCAGTAACACCACCAGGTTTTAGATTTGTGGTGACATCAAATGGAGAGATGTTGAAGAAACTGAACCCATACTTGGAAAGTGGGAAGGTGAAACCAGTGATAGATCCAAAGGGACCATTCTCATTTGATAAGGTTGTGGATGCTTTCTCTTATCTTGAAACTGGAAGAGCCACTGGGAAAATTGTTATTCATCCCATTCCTTGA
- the LOC107019175 gene encoding F-box/FBD/LRR-repeat protein At1g13570-like, whose protein sequence is MSLHEVASDLTKSTVIGDLPNDILHRILEKLPIKDTVVTSILSKQWLHVWSTLPHFVFDHLFFDHVGASAASIIRKILMQHTESIQGFHLISKSHTLLQSDVDQFIMFVSNHGVEKFTLDMDTDWKYLLPHSIFTCSTLTDLKLSRCMLKLPVPDAQFPNLVSLQLKLFSIERPVGSNNATLILPMLETLELMCCFNVHSVNLVCPKLVNLSILTSYTITFQCFDVNSLFGRIKHELALVPATDTLDVSLNLQSLKISDLKINVKCFSSLFYLLRNCGMLVELDLDLLEKVDATRNHSSELFYYLKSHEQVISEALQTIRKVTLRKFQGTAIEMYLVEVILVNSPNLKRMSLKKLEEN, encoded by the exons ATGAGTCTACACGAGGTAGCTAGTGATTTGACGAAATCAACAGTTATTGGCGATTTACCAAATGACATACTGCATAGAATACTAGAGAAACTGCCCATCAAAGATACCGTAGTAACAAGCATCTTATCAAAGCAATGGCTACATGTATGGTCCACACTGCCACATTTTGTGTTTGATCACCTGTTCTTTGATCATGTTGGGGCTTCTGCTGCAAGCATAATCCGTAAAATTCTAATGCAACATACTGAAAGTATTCAGGGGTTCCATCTTATATCGAAGTCACACACACTTTTACAGTCAGATGTGGATCAATTCATCATGTTTGTCTCGAATCATGGTGTAGAGAAGTTCACTCTAGATATGGACACTGATTGGAAATATTTGTTGCCTCATAGCATATTCACTTGTTCAACGTTGACAGATTTGAAGCTATCGAGGTGTATGCTTAAGCTGCCTGTTCCTGATGCCCAATTCCCCAATCTTGTTAGCCTTCAGTTGAAACTTTTTTCAATTGAACGTCCTGTTGGATCAAATAACGCAACTCTTATTCTGCCAATGCTTGAGACATTGGAGTTAATGTGCTGTTTTAATGTTCATTCCGTTAATTTGGTTTGTCCAAAACTTGTCAACTTGTCTATCCTTACCAGCTATACAATTACGTTTCAGTGTTTTGATGTGAATTCATTGTTCGGAAGAATCAAGCAC gAGTTAGCATTGGTTCCTGCAACAGATACGCTTGATGTATCACTAAACTTGCAAAGCCTGAAAATTTCTGACTTGAAGATTAATGTGAAGTGTTTTTCCAGTCTATTTTACCTACTAAGGAATTGTGGTATGCTTGTTGAACTCGACTTAGATTTACTTGAGAAG GTTGATGCGACACGAAATCACTCATCAGAACTGTTCTATTACTTGAAGTCACATGAACAAGTGATCAGTGAAGCTCTTCAGACCATTCGAAAAGTGACGTTAAGGAAATTCCAAGGGACAGCTATTGAAATGTACTTGGTAGAAGTTATCCTTGTTAATTCTCCGAATCTCAAGAGGATGAGCCTCAAAAAACTGGAAGAAAACTAG
- the LOC107019158 gene encoding nuclear transcription factor Y subunit B-6-like isoform X2: MEMSLELPADLEQTIAANVEHSERTIREHDRFMPITNVIRIMRKILPPNVKISDGFKLMIQECVSEFIGFITGEANNCCQLDQRKTITAEDLLRAMDRFGYDDYVETLALYLHRYREYDGGCRSTRRERLLLRSSMVNPASGCNITPYQGDASNGSTSQGDAVNIKVQSPAKETKE; encoded by the coding sequence ATGGAGATGAGCCTGGAACTGCCTGCTGATCTCGAGCAGACAATTGCTGCCAATGTAGAACATTCTGAACGCACCATTCGGGAGCATGACCGATTCATGCCAATAACAAACGTGATCAGAATCATGCGCAAGATCCTTCCTCCCAATGTCAAGATATCCGATGGCTTCAAGTTGATGATCCAAGAATGTGTCTCTGAGTTCATAGGCTTCATAACAGGCGAAGCCAACAATTGTTGCCAGCTTGATCAGCGCAAGACCATCACCGCCGAAGACCTGCTTCGCGCCATGGACAGGTTTGGTTATGATGACTACGTTGAAACCTTGGCTTTGTACTTGCATCGTTATCGTGAGTATGATGGTGGTTGTAGATCCACGAGAAGAGAGCGTTTGTTGTTAAGGAGTTCAATGGTTAATCCAGCTTCAGGCTGCAACATCACGCCCTATCAGGGGGATGCATCAAATGGAAGCACTTCTCAAGGGGATGCTGTGAATATTAAAGTTCAGTCTCCTGCGAAAGAAACTAAGGAGTGA
- the LOC107020658 gene encoding probable nucleoredoxin 1, with the protein MAGENCHDVINLLGSSDRDFLIRNNGDKVKLDTLKEKKIGLYFSASWCGPCKHFTPNLVEAYNALLPKGDFEVVFLTTDMDDESFKEYFSKMPWLAVPFSDSETRKRLNELFAVRGIPHLVILDASGKVVTNSGVEIIVEHGVEGYPFTQERLNELKEQEETAKREQSLKSILESQSRNYVIAADGRKVPVAELEGKIIGLYLSIASFEECESFTGKLIEMYDKLKSQGENFEIVMIPLDDEDDDESFKKEFSRMPWFSLPLKDKTCEKLARYFELSTLPTLVIIGTDGKTLHSNVAEAVEEHGILAYPFTPEKFAELEQIQKAKLEAQTLESILVTRDRDFVIGKDGEKILVSDLVGKTILLYFSAHWCPPCRAFTPQLKEAYERIKSKNGPLEVIFLSSDQDQASFDDYFATMPWLALPFGDERKTYLSRLFKVRGIPTLVAVGPSGKTVTTDARSLIMCHGAKAFPFTEERMEEIEAETAEMAKGWPEKIMHKLHEHELLLSKRSAYNCDVCEELGQIWSFYCEECDFDMHPKCALEEEKESNMDIEEDQKDQGKEEQKTNEGWICDGEVCFKG; encoded by the exons ATGGCAGGGGAAAATTGTCATGATGTGATCAATCTACTTGGTTCTTCAGATCGTGACTTTCTTATTCGCAACAATGGTGACAAG GTTAAGCTTGATActttaaaggagaaaaaaattggTTTGTACTTTTCAGCATCATGGTGTGGTCCGTGCAAACATTTCACCCCAAATTTGGTAGAGGCGTACAATGCTCTCCTACCAAAAGGAGACTTTGAAGTTGTTTTCCTTACTACTGATATGGATGATGAATCTTTTAAGGAGTACTTTTCTAAAATGCCTTGGCTCGCTGTCCCATTCTCTGATTCTGAAACACGTAAACGTTTGAATGAATTGTTTGCTGTTAGGGGAATACCCCACTTAGTGATCCTTGATGCTAGTGGGAAGGTAGTGACAAATAGCGGGGTTGAAATCATTGTTGAGCATGGGGTGGAGGGCTACCCTTTCACTCAAGAACGGCTAAACGAACTTAAAGAGCAAGAAGAAACCGCTAAAAGAGAACAGTCTTTGAAATCTATCTTGGAGTCACAGTCAAGAAACTACGTAATTGCAGCTGATGGAAGGAAG GTACCTGTTGCTGAGCTTGAAGGCAAGATTATAGGCCTATATTTGTCAATTGCTTCTTTTGAAGAATGTGAATCCTTTACTGGGAAGCTGATCGAGATGTATGACAAGTTGAAGTCTCAGGGAGAAAACTTTGAGATTGTCATGATTCCTCTTGAcgatgaagatgatgatgaatCTTTTAAGAAAGAGTTTTCGAGAATGCCTTGGTTTTCACTTCCCTTAAAAGACAAGACCTGCGAGAAGCTGGCCAGGTACTTTGAGCTCTCTACCCTTCCTACCCTAGTCATCATTGGAACAGATGGGAAGACTCTTCATTCTAATGTTGCTGAAGCCGTCGAGGAGCATGGTATCCTGGCATATCCTTTTACCCCCGAGAAGTTTGCTGAACTTGAGCAGATACAGAAAGCTAAACTGGAAGCACAAACGTTGGAGTCGATTTTGGTTACTAGAGATCGTGATTTCGTCATTGGAAAAGATGGTGAAAAG ATCCTCGTGTCTGACCTCGTAGGGAAGACTATTCTCCTTTACTTCTCAGCACATTGGTGTCCTCCATGCCGTGCTTTTACACCACAGCTTAAAGAGGCATATGAGAGGATAAAATCCAAAAATGGCCCATTGGAAGTGATATTCTTATCTAGCGACCAAGATCAAGCCTCATTTGATGACTATTTTGCTACAATGCCATGGCTGGCTCTTCCGTTTGGTGATGAGAGGAAGACATATTTGAGTCGCCTATTCAAAGTTCGTGGCATACCAACATTGGTTGCTGTAGGGCCATCAGGCAAGACTGTTACAACTGACGCCAGAAGTTTGATCATGTGTCATGGTGCTAAGGCTTTTCCATTCACCGAGGAGCGTATGGAGGAGATTGAAGCAGAAACTGCAGAAATGGCAAAGGGGTGGCCTGAGAAAATTATGCACAAACTTCACGAGCATGAACTTCTGCTTTCTAAGCGTTCTGCTTACAATTGTGATGTATGCGAGGAGCTGGGACAGATATGGTCATTCTATTGTGAAGAATGTGACTTTGATATGCACCCAAAATGTGCTCTAGAAGAGGAAAAGGAAAGCAACATGGATATCGAGGAAGATCAAAAGGATCAAGGCAAAGAGGAACAGAAAACAAATGAGGGATGGATTTGTGATGGTGAAGTTTGTTTCAAAGGTTAA
- the LOC107020008 gene encoding probable nucleoredoxin 1 yields MAMANDLTVVLSSKERDFLISTKGEQVTLSSITGKIVGLYFSGSWCGPCRQFTPKLVEAYESLYPKGDFEIVFMSSDKDDESFNEYFEKMLWLAVPFSDVEARKNLKQLFKVRAIPHLVILDGTGKVLSNDGVKYIKHFGPEAYPFTSERINYLRLEEEKAKENQSLRSLLVYGSRDYLISNEENKIPVPELEGKTVCLYFGTSTHRGCKNFTLKLAEVYEKHKGNNFEIVLISLDEKYEDFKESFEAMPWLALPFKDKNCERLVQYFEHKLLPQLVVLSPDGKTLQQNAVKFVEEYGDEAFPFTQEKLATLADLKKKKLEAQTLESILVTADRDFVISNGGLKVPVHKLVGNNIVLYFAASWSLPSREFQPKLETAYQEIKKKDENFEVIFISSDQDESSFTNFFLSMPWLALPFDDERRSFLSRRFNIVGIPVAIAISPSGFTVNTQVRQLLETHGSGAYPFTEEHIKNLQQQLDKNTTGWPKKDRNESHNEHELALIHQQVYLCSGCKEMGYGWAFFCKRCDYGLHPKCAPKQEEMN; encoded by the exons ATGGCTATGGCGAATGATCTCACAGTTGTACTGTCTTCAAAGGAGAGAGACTTTCTAATAAGTACAAAAGGCGAACAG GTTACATTGAGCAGCATAACAGGAAAGATTGTGGGCTTGTATTTCTCTGGTTCATGGTGTGGTCCATGTCGCCAGTTTACACCAAAGTTGGTGGAAGCTTATGAGAGTCTGTATCCTAAAGGTGATTTTGAAATAGTGTTCATGTCATCTGATAAAGATGACGAATCGTTTAATGAATACTTTGAGAAAATGCTGTGGCTTGCTGTTCCATTTTCTGATGTTGAGGCTAGAAAGAACTTAAAGCAGTTGTTCAAAGTAAGGGCAATTCCACATCTTGTGATTCTTGATGGGACAGGCAAAGTTTTGAGCAACGATGGCGTTAAATATATCAAGCACTTTGGTCCTGAAGCCTATCCATTTACATCTGAAAGAATTAATTACTTGAGGCTGGAAGAAGAGAAGGCTAAAGAAAATCAGTCTTTGAGATCTCTTCTGGTCTATGGATCACGCGATTACTTGATCTCGAATGAAGAGAACAAG ATTCCCGTGCCTGAGCTTgaagggaaaacagtttgccTATATTTCGGAACGAGTACTCATAGAGGGTGCAAGAATTTCACCTTGAAGCTAGCAGAGGTATACGAAAAGCATAAAGGAAACAACTTTGAAATTGTGCTGATTTCTCTGGATGAAAAATATGAGGATTTTAAAGAAAGCTTTGAAGCAATGCCATGGTTGGCTTTACCTTTCAAAGACAAGAACTGTGAGAGACTTGTTCAGTACTTTGAGCATAAACTCCTACCGCAGCTTGTCGTATTAAGTCCAGATGGGAAGACTCTGCAGCAAAATGCAGTTAAATTTGTCGAAGAATATGGTGACGAAGCATTTCCTTTCACACAAGAAAAGCTTGCTACTTTGGCTGatctaaagaagaaaaaactagaaGCACAAACATTAGAGTCCATTCTTGTTACTGCAGATCGAGATTTTGTCATTTCAAATGGCGGTTTAAAG GTTCCTGTACACAAACTAGTAGGGAACAACATTGTACTGTATTTTGCAGCAAGTTGGAGTCTCCCAAGTCGAGAATTTCAACCCAAACTCGAAACTGCATACCAAGAAATCAAGAAGAAggatgaaaattttgaagtgaTTTTCATCTCTAGTGATCAAGATGAGTCTTCCTTTACTAACTTCTTTTTAAGTATGCCCTGGTTGGCACTTCCTTTCGACGATGAAAGGAGATCATTTCTGTCGCGCAGATTCAACATTGTAGGCATTCCAGTGGCCATAGCAATTAGTCCTAGTGGCTTCACTGTGAATACACAAGTAAGGCAGCTATTAGAGACGCACGGCTCAGGAGCCTATCCCTTCACAGAAGAACATATAAAGAATTTGCAGCAACAACTCGACAAAAATACAACAGGTTGGCCCAAGAAAGACAGAAATGAAAGTCACAATGAGCATGAACTTGCATTGATACATCAGCAAGTGTATCTCTGCAGTGGGTGCAAGGAGATGGGGTACGGGTGGGCTTTCTTCTGCAAGCGTTGTGATTATGGGCTCCATCCAAAATGTGCTCCAAAACAGGAAGAAATGAACTGA
- the LOC107020627 gene encoding carbonic anhydrase 2 isoform X1, which produces MAGKLRKCMLMCCSRKSFNQVTKMAEDSYEDAIAGLKKLLSEKNELEDTAAAKIRQLTAELEGADGKKSDPDEKIRSGFAHFKAEKYEKNPELFGQLAKGQSPKFLVFACSDSRVCPSHILNFQPGEAFVVRNIANMVPPYDQTKYSGVGAAVEYAVVHLKVENILVIGHSCCGGIKGLMSIPDDGSTKSDFIEEWVKICLTAKAKVKAEFCDLDHSEQCTKLEKEAVNVSLGNLLTYPFVREAVVKKNIALKGGHYDFENGSFELWNIDFKLTPSVAL; this is translated from the exons ATGGCTGGAAAATTAAGGAAATGCATGCTAATGTGTTGTTCAAGAAAGTCTTTCAATCAG GTGACGAAAATGGCGGAAGATTCATACGAAGACGCCATTGCAGGACTGAAAAAGCTTCTCAG TGAAAAGAATGAGCTGGAAGATACAGCTGCGGCGAAGATAAGGCAGTTGACGGCGGAGCTGGAAGGCGCCGACGGGAAAAAGTCCGACCCGGACGAGAAGATCCGATCCGGATTCGCTCATTTCAAGGCGGAGAAATATGA GAAAAATCCGGAGTTGTTTGGACAACTTGCCAAAGGTCAAAGCCCTAAG TTCTTGGTGTTTGCTTGCTCTGATTCTCGAGTTTGCCCATCACACATCCTCAATTTCCAACCAGGAGAAGCTTTTGTTGTCCGTAACATCGCCAACATGGTCCCTCCTTACGACCAG ACAAAATATTCTGGAGTGGGTGCAGCAGTCGAATATGCAGTTGTCCACTTGAAG GTGGAGAATATTTTGGTGATTGGGCACAGCTGTTGTGGAGGTATTAAAGGACTTATGTCTATTCCTGATGATGGGTCCACTAAAAG TGATTTCATTGAAGAATGGGTGAAAATCTGCTTAACAGCCAAGGCAAAGGTAAAGGCAGAATTCTGTGATTTGGATCACAGTGAACAATGCACCAAATTGGAGAAG GAAGCTGTGAATGTATCACTAGGGAATTTATTGACATATCCATTTGTGAGAGAAGCTGTGGTGAAGAAAAACATCGCACTAAAAGGTGGACACTATGATTTTGAGAATGGATCCTTTGAGCTTTGGAATATTGACTTCAAACTTACTCCTTCTGTTGCACTCTAA